A window of Fragaria vesca subsp. vesca linkage group LG7, FraVesHawaii_1.0, whole genome shotgun sequence contains these coding sequences:
- the LOC101303461 gene encoding desiccation protectant protein Lea14 homolog, translated as MSLFLSSTAKIFSFLYMKVSELLGNAKNYIVNKARGYVLARLVEMQRRSAFIVGLQLEDMSFDSMDLLFKISVFNSFLFSLPVSQASLKMKISGSEPISGKLKEPVYMKAGAESILSVLAKVPYSMPINLANDISVDKNIDYRIDLQLTIHLPIIGNISLPLPCQQGEAKISELFSKLMDQIMLSW; from the exons ATGTCCCTGTTTTTGTCTTCAACAGCAAAAATCTTTAGTTTTCTGTATATGAAAGTGTCAGAGTTATTGGGCAATGCCAAGAACTATATTGTGAACAAGGCCAGGGGTTATGTTTTGGCGAGGTTGGTTGAGATGCAAAGGAGGTCTGCGTTTATTGTAGGCCTTCAACTAGAGGATATGAGCTTCGACTCCATGGATCTCCTTTTCAAGATCTCAGTGTTCAACTCGTTTCTGTTTTCTCTGCCTGTCAGTCAAGCCTCTCTCAAAATGAAAATCAGTGGCAG TGAACCTATATCAGGGAAATTGAAGGAGCCAGTGTATATGAAGGCAGGAGCAGAGTCTATATTGTCTGTGTTAGCAAAGGTGCCATATAGTATGCCTATAAATTTGGCAAATGACATTTCTGTAGATAAAAACATCGACTACCGCATCGATCTCCAACTCACAATTCACCTTCCTATCATTGGTAACATCTCTCTACCACTTCCTTGCCAACAAGGAGAGGCCAAAATCTCCGAGTTGTTTAGCAAATTGATGGATCAAATCATGTTGAGTTGGTGA